From a region of the Sminthopsis crassicaudata isolate SCR6 chromosome 6, ASM4859323v1, whole genome shotgun sequence genome:
- the LOC141546815 gene encoding olfactory receptor 9Q1-like codes for MAIGNGTIVKEFILLGFTNHPELESLLLLVFLAFYLMMLLGNLGMITLIWTNPGLHTPMYFLLRQLAFLDVCFSSTVLPQLLVTLVSGRVVVSYGQCATQFFMFTFFGSTDCYLLALMAYDRYVAVCQPLLYVTIMTPKRRLKLVTGAYIGGLANAILRTSCTFSLSFCGDNQIDFIFCDLPPLLELSCGDTFLQELLILLFACFVILASLVMILVSYLFIIRAILQIQSAGGRAKTFSTCASHMTAVGLFFGTLAFMYVRSRSGKSLEEDKVVSVFYTVVIPMLNPLIYSLRNKEVKEALKKTLSRLKLS; via the coding sequence ATGGCTATTGGAAATGGCACCATTGTAAAGGAGTTCATCCTCCTTGGTTTCACCAACCATCCTGAGTTGGAGTCTCTTCTGCTCCTAGTGTTTTTGGCTTTCTACCTCATGATGCTGCTGGGTAACCTGGGCATGATCACCCTGATCTGGACTAATCCTGGACTCCACACGCCCATGTACTTCCTGCTCAGACAGCTGGCTTTCCTGGATGTCTGCTTCTCCAGCACGGTGTTACCTCAGCTCTTGGTGACCTTAGTCTCTGGCAGAGTGGTGGTCTCTTATGGGCAATGCGCTACCCAATTCTTCATGTTCACTTTCTTCGGCTCCACTGATTGCTACCTCTTGGCTCTCATGGCCTATGACCGCTACGTGGCTGTGTGTCAGCCTCTGCTCTATGTCACCATCATGACCCCCAAGAGAAGGTTGAAGTTGGTGACCGGGGCCTACATTGGCGGCTTGGCTAATGCTATTTTAAGAACTAGCTGTACATTCTCACTCTCCTTCTGTGGTGACAATCAGATTGACTTTATTTTCTGTGACCTTCCACCCCTGCTAGAGCTGAGCTGTGGGGACACTTTCCTACAAGAGCTCTTGATTCTGCTATTTGCTTGTTTTGTGATCCTGGCCAGCCTGGTCATGATCTTGGTCTCCTATTTATTCATCATCAGAGCCATCCTACAGATCCAGTCTGCTGGTGGGAGGGCCAAGACCTTTTCCACTTGTGCCTCCCACATGACTGCTGTTGGGCTCTTCTTTGGGACTCTTGCATTCATGTATGTACGCAGCAGGTCGGGAAAATCCCTAGAAGAGGACAAGGTTGTATCTGTGTTTTACACTGTTGTGATTCCCATGTTAAACCCTCTTATCTACAGCCTGAGGAACAAGGAGGTGAAGGAGGCCTTGAAGAAAACTCTTAGCAGGCTTAAGTTATCTTAA